TGTGCTtaataaagaatttttttttttcctcaaagggCCAGCACGCGAAAAGCTATCGTGTAGAAGTTGAGGATTTAGTCGGCGCATTTAATGACTGCCGCAGCGAAGAATGAGAGATTTGGACCTGAGACAGATGTTCTGCACAAGATTACGGGAATAATCTGCACAAAGCGAGCGGGTGATTGACAGATCAGCAAGGTCGGGAAAAGTAGGAGAGTTGCTGTAacaacaggaggaggaggattcaGGTCAAGAAGacggcagatgtgaaaggaaaGCAGGTCTCACGACTAAATTAATCTGTTCTTGTGCGACGCAAACATCTGCACCAACACCACAAGAGTCCAGGGTCAAGGAACAAATAGGAAATGAGACACAAAGCCAGATTATTCTACAATTTCAAACATGAAAGATTGTCCAATATATAACGCATATACAGGTATGTGGTAATAAATGAGAATAAGGAAGAAAAGTTTCAATGTAGTACTTTCTTCTTAGATgtggctttggcgccatcttatgGTATCTTGGGGCACTTCATACATCAAGTGACGCCATATGATAATTTGTGTGtaacaaaactttattttttttgtggagtgAAATAGTAGAACTGTAGTTTGAATCCGCATTTATTGACAATAAAACATCAAGGAGGGCACATTTGGGCTGAGAAGCTCAACGAAAGTGACTTAGTCATGtgacaggaaacaggaagtggaattacATGCTTTGGTGGTTGTCTTTAGTCCTGTAATAATTATAtgccttttattctggaaaagatgccttgtttctcaaatatatatatatatatatatatgtatgtattttgttcttaaaaaaaaaaaaaaaacaattattaattgtaaatgaaagaaaattgtAAATGGCTGTTACTTGGGGGGCTGGTACTGGATCAAGCGGAGGGCCTCGTCGTTGTCCAGCACACCCTGGATAAACTCGCCCTCGGCCACGCGCTCTGGAAAAcatcacaaaacacaacaccacAATTTACCTGCGGGCAACATCCCCCCCATCCTCGCTGGGCTGGCAAGCAGTCCGCTGTTCGTTCAGATTTGCCCTGGCATTCAAGTAagttgctgtctttttttttttttttcttcactcacCGTTTTCTCCCTTGTCAAAGAACTTCCACAGTTTTTCTGCCCTTTTTTCTGGGGTGTTCTCGTCAGCAGGAAGTTTGGACACCTCGTCTTTGGGAATCAGCTTGAAAATGGCCTGgtaaacgcgcacacacacacacacagtcatgataagaataataatgataataatatattaCACAATCATTTCTCTTGATTTCTACTGTATGAGAGTCTAAATTGATTTGGTGGTGAggacattgggggggggggggagagctTTACAGGTGACCTTGAAAAGCCTCGTTGGGCTTAACGTGTTTATCAGCACCAATTAAAAGTCTTAATCCTGTTTTCTCCTGCATGGAGACTTCTCATCACTTCAAATCACACATtcgcactttatttttttcaatttgtattttttgaatgtatatgtttatttatttattcccaagTTTGAGAATTGAATAAACctgtcatgcatgtttttttttttttttttaatgtagaagtTTGCTAGAGTCGCCGGAGAAAACTCGACTTGTCTTCGCCCGTCTCCCAAACACGCACACTCCGcacattaaaacaattaaaatcaatacaaattaaataGTTACAATGTTACAATTTTCCCATTCcgttttaatattatttacaataaaccaATGCACTAATTATGTCATGagataaagcattttttttattcattgaaaaatatataatataaatattaaaatattttaattatcgtaatcaatttcaggaaaaaaaactgctaaattaaccaattttacaggactcttgataatgtaaatgttcGGTGGGCTTAATTAAATAACGGCGCGAGTCGTATATGATACTAATGTAAATGTTCGGTGGGCTTAATTAAATAACGGCGCGAGTCGTATATGATACATTGCCCATCCCTGGACTATTTAtgtttccaaacctttattgaaccaaggcacatattttacatttcaaaaatctCACCGCCTCCCACCGAACAACAATGTCACCAAAAGTTGATATcgtgaaataatgatgattggTTGGAGTAAAACTCCGCCTCTTGTCTTATTCTGCGGGAGGCGTGTGCATGATGtcgccttttttaaaattagaaatgaatgagtgaaaataggttcgatacatttgagtaagcttgTTTCCGCCTATTACGCTGCTCTGTCAGCTCATGGTTTAATTTATTGCGGCTCTCAAGGCTCTAAGAACTTTGAGAGTTTTCACCATatcatacttttaaaaaatatatatatattttttttgcattttagtttgttgtaaaatatgtgccttggctcaataaaggttgccCAAAACCTTACCGTGCAAATTTCCTTGACCTCCGACTTGGTGATGTAGCCGTTCTTGTCGACGTCGAAGAGCGAGAAGGCCCACTCCAGCTTCCTGGTGGTCTTCCCGGTGGAGGTCATGTGCAGGGCGATGATGTACTCCTTGAAGTCCAGGGTGCCGTCGTCGTTGCTGTCGAAGGATCTGAAGACGTGCTGGGCGTATGTGTTGCCGTCGCTGTCTGGGAAAAACTTGCTGTAGATGGACTGGAACTCATCCTTGGTCAGGCGACCGCTCGGACACTGCCTCTGGAAGTTGTCGTACCACTGGGTGATCTCCGTCTCGGAGAACTTGGTGTGGAGCTTCAGGTCCTCCAGGATCTCCTTGGACACGGCGCTGCTTTTGCTGTTTCCCATGACTGATGGTGATGACACaagtgtttgggggggggggggggggggtcacattaGTAATTTGAGAGTCTTTAAGCTGCAATACGTCACAAAAACAAGCGACTGTTGTTACGTCAGCTTCCCAAATATATTGCAATATATTGAACGATGAGTTGACTAAGCAGCTAGCATAGAACGCATTGCAGcgatacatttttaacaaaacaagcttactcaaatgtatctaacctaactATTCTCACttgttattgtttaaaaaaaaaaaaaatcatccagactttcaatcttgaggggACATAACGCCGCACGGCTCCCGCAAAGTGAAGGAAGAGGCAGTGTTACAATACTCCTCAGATAGTTTCGGAGCGTCAAATAGATGTGTTTTCGACGCTCTAATTTGTTAATAATGCATAAAGACAACAAATGACGTGGGGACAGAGCAAGAgtgttgatttgtgaaaaaatatgaaactgaccatatttggacatacgaagtttccgcccgacagcgacgatatgTGCTAGTTTCAAGTCTTGACCGTAAAGTTTCAACCGGGTCTCAAATTCCAGCGGCAAAAAGTCTTGCTCAGTCACAGCATATATTcgcacattagccactttgcactCAGTACCTGTACTTGCTAGCTCGTCgttagaaaacaaaaacagtgaccGGAGTCGACTCAAATCTAAATCGTAATGACTCCAGTCTTCTTCTCTGACAGTGAAGGATGAAGTTAGGTGTCGTAGATGCCGTCGTCTCTTATCTTTGAGTCGCAAAGCTTTTGTGTTGCTATTCTCTGTTTTCCCGTCTGATCAACGACATAATCCTTCAATCCAAATGTAATAATCTCTTGAACTCCCTCCGTGATACTCGCTTCATGAGGTGGCCTCTGCACTCTTTCAAAGACAAACCAAATGGCACACtgtcttaaaaagaaaatgctgatTTTCAAATGTTCACAGACTTGTTAAGTCATGCAGTTCAAGTCTAAGTCAGGGCAAGTCTTCATAAGTGTTAACCAAGTCTTAAAATTGGTAATTTAAGTCAAACTCAAGTCAATTTATGTGATTCGAGTCCCTCACCTCTGGATTATAAAACCGATAATGATGATGTTTCCTACCGAGGACAAGTTGACGATCTAGCAGCTTTGCAGAAGAATGGGCCTTCAAGTCAGTCCTGGGAGGAGAAGATTCTGGAAGGAACAGAAATCATTAAGTTGATCAAGCCTAACGATGTCACCTGACTCGGTGTACGTGCTCATCGAGAGAACGTTACAACTgattattttgcttattttgggttttgtttcctaccttgtgtttgtgtgcgcgggACCGACGGGAATATTTAGTCTGGCGGCCGCCGAGGAAATCCGCCTCCACCTGCTTGGATTAGTCAATTAAACGCCGTCACCCTGAGGCGGAGCCACGGGAGATCCCGTGTGagtctcaacacacacacacacacacgaatatgATGGTTTTAAGTTCTTGTTGGATGTCActtgtggatttttgtttttggcctTATGATCATTCAAGAAGATGGACTCAAAGTGTCAAAACATCAACTTGTCatcttatttttacttttttttttttttttttttttttttctttgcctccACACTGGGAGAGCTCCAGAGCCAAGTGCCCAGGCCTGCTTGGGTTGCTGGCCAGCCAAGAGGCTCCTTGGCTGGGACTTTTCTGCTCACCTGGCACCCCCAAAGTCTGATTCTCCTTTGTGTCCTCCTTCCTCTCCCTCACCCTCTTCCCCTTTTCTTTCTATATATAGTATGTCAAATATATAATTGCTTTGTAtacatgtactttttttttcactgtgccCAGAACTGCTTGCATTACTGCCCAGCGAGGAGACTCCTCGGCGGGGGAATTCACGCTCACCGAGTCCCCCGAAAGcctggtgcttttttttttctccgctcGTCTTTTTACTTTACATCCCACCCATTTGTCTCGTGCATTTTAGTGTATCACACATCAACCTCAGTGAGGCTGTGGGTCCAcgttgggatgcgggaggagaGTGGCAGtggaaatcaaaacaaacatcaGGATCGAGCGATTAAGCGAAAGCGAGACTTTGGCGCTGCGACCTTTGACCTTACGACGAGCCAAGACTGACCTGCTGTCAGTCGAGCAGGTGACGGCTATGCGGCGTTTCAACGAGCTTAAGGGACGGCTGCATTGTGGCGGCACGCCACCTGCTCCACCTGCGCTCTTTCGCCACACAGGTGCCACTTCTTGCCTGCTGCATGATGGGAAATCGCCAGCTCTTGATGCTGACTTCATGCAGTAcacatctgttttcaaatgtacgtaggagtaaaagtaaaaagtcttcAGAAAATTAACTCGAGTACAGATACCTGACAAATCTATGTCAggacagtaacaaagtatttgtacttgattATTTCCCACCACTGTTTGTTTGGGTGCTGCTTTAGAAAGGAATCTGGTGATTGAAACGAGGGGGCGGGGAGATTAGCGACGGAGTCGGGCAGCCAATGTGGCGAGTTGAGGCGGCCTAAAGAGGATTTGGCATCGGAACAAAGCAACGGCGGAAAAGGGAACGGAAAAACGGGCCTTCCAGTGTCGCTAAATCCCCTTGACCAGACTTTGGACGGATCTATTTTCAGAAGCAAAGGTCAAGCTCATTGTCGTCACGGTGACGAGGAGATCTTCATTGCCACAGAAataagaagaggaagaagaagaagaaaaaaaatggagcaactGCTTCATCTTCTTGTTTTGGTCTCATGAACTTCTACATGCACACTCAGTAGACTTGATTTACTTTAAATGGGCCATAAAAATGTATGCGCTGGTCCGGATCTCACAGGAAAACGACATGAACTACCACCTGAAGTCATTAGAATTGCATGTgactgttgacaaaaaaaaacagacattggtggaatacattttttaaaaaagctttatTGAAATGTAACTTGATCATTAAATGACAACATAAATGTAAAAGTATGAAGAGTATAACAGCAGAGCTAGGTGAAATGTTTTGGACAATCTGGTAACACTTGAACGTGAACACTGGCTGAAGTAGGTGAGCCCTGGCTGCCCTCCGCACTCTCTTTCCTCAGCGGTGGATTCTGTACGTGAGGATCTTGCGGCTGAGGTTGCGAGCCAGGCGGTCCACGGCGCTGCCGACGTGTCCCAGCTCCTTTTTGTACGTCAGGCCCTCGATGTTTCCGCTGTACCACAGCACCCAGCCGCCCAGCGACATCAGGACCAACAGAGCTCCTGcgcccgcgcacacacacacaaaactaatGTGATGAAACCTCATTTTGGACTTGAAATAGTTATTTTCCAATATATTACAAAGGTTGTTCAAAGTGTCAAAAGCATCAACTTTGGACTCAATGAGTGGATCAACACATGTACACagataatttaaaaacacacaggcatatagtctttatcctctgtaaaGAATGATGAATATTACAGCAACTCACTGAGTTAGTTGAGAAATGCttctttgtgtgtctgtctgtattatactgccaccaaGTGGCCAACTCACGTACaccggaaggagcagcacaatgtccatcaAATGGAAGCAAAGAATTTGGCAataactttaatttttttacattctatttatgtcatgactgtatgtacttattatttacaatatggtagagtgctatttttcctatttaaaaacaagtgttttttgggggaggaaggctagaacaaattaatggcatttcaatggagaaaggtGATTTATGACCACAGTACATAATATGTACTTTTGTGTACAACAACACGTTGATCCCAGGTGTGCACTCACGTACCCGTGTAGACGAGAAAGTCTCCAAAGTCTTGACCTTTCACCTCCAGGGGGGCAAAGACCCCCAGCAGCAGGGCGACGGCCCCGAGCACATCCATGAGCACGGCGAAGGCCAGAGCCAGTTTGCAGTGGGACAAACCGTCACACAGGCCCATGCTGGCTCGCTGATTCTCTGGTCAGGGGAAGGGAGGGGGtgggctaaaaaaaatatataaaaaattggTCATAAGAATGCTCCATTACGGGATAAACACTTTGAGGGAAGTCAAGTAAGCTAAGGTGAGGCTTATGTGGCAAATGCAAACATGTGGTAACATgaaggggagggaaaaaaaaaaaagaaaaaaaaaccctcacactctcacacacacacacgcgcgtatgtgtgtatatatatatatatatatatacacgcacacaaatattttaattagacCTATGAGTTATTGTTACTTACTTGGATTCCTTTAATAAATTCAAgctattattaaaacaaactttCTTGTATGACTTCGTCCACGTTGACAAGAAAactaaaagcaaaacatttaagAGATCATTTCACACCAGTGGGACTTACTTGTTATACTCGGCCGCTGAACTGCATCAAACGCTTCCTTTAACGTCTTTAATATTTCTTGAAATTTTCTTTTCCCCTTTCTCCCCTACTTCAGTTTCTTTACTTCCGCGTTTTCGTACCTGCGCCCACCCACACGTGACCTTtaccctccctttttttttttttttttttgccgtgcaACGCGAACGACGTGCACGTCCACGACAATTAGCATCCGGGTACttcggggttttttttttttttgatggcgCATGCGCGTAAATACGACCACCTGTGCGGGCCTCTTATAATCAGGTAATTGACCACCGGCGCCAGGTTGTATTACAGAAGTATAAACCACAAACTTTCACTCGACTTATTCGTCGAAAACTTGAACATTAAACGAACGTGATTATTCCCAATAGCAGGATGAATCCAGGAAGCAACTCAGACGATGCCAACACGTCAGGTAATTGCTGACAAAGTGCGATATATAGATTTAAGAATGTTTCATGAGCAGTCCACCTATTAGCTTCATAGGAGAGACAAAAATGTCTTCAATGGCTTCttctcgatttttttttcttcactttttgaGTCCGAAAATAGCACCACGAATAATTTGTGTTATGACTCTTTAACTGTTTTGTTCGTTGTCCGATACTACGGTCAATCTCAGGTAATAGCCGGTACCAAGTGGAAGTTTTATGCCTGTTATTTGGGTCAGTCTCGGGTGTTAGACAGTACCGGGTGCCTATATGGCTGCTCAATAGGTAATAGACAGTATCAGGTGGAACAGTTTGTGTTTGATACTCGGGTCGATCCCAGGTAATAGCCAGTGCCATGTGTTTATACTGTTTATCCGCTACCTGGGTCAATCTCAGGTCATAAACGTTACCAACTGAAATACTTTATATGTCTGCTAGTTGGGTCAATCTCAGGTAATAGACAGTACTTaatatgtgaaataaaaaattaagttggtccaattaaaacaaaaacaaccttgTTCCATTGGAAAGGGCTTGGAAAACCCTTGAAATAACGTCATAATTATTAAGATATCTTGAATAATAAGGAAACtacctttttttaattgttatttgacacattgaaaaaagaaaaaggtagtTGAGGAGCACTTTGTGATATTTCCCAGCTTGGTTGACACCGTGATgattattgttaatattatttGTCTTATCaaggccattttttttctcattaactgTCCGttggtgtttttcatttcactgGAATGGCAATCTGGCACAAAATGGCCGCCGCGTCATCAGCTGTTACAAATGTGGCGTAGACTTCCATTTTAGTTGCATACAGGAAATACCCCTACACGGTCTTATCTTTGTGTATTATcttctttacaaaaataataatgttgccttttgattgacactgtcatttAACAATAACTTTATAATTACGGTTGTCATGTACAGTGGTGTGCATCTGCACTGTGTCATACTGTGAGCTGTGTCCTGTTTAGTGTAGCTAAATAAGTTACccgaaatataaaaaaaatctctgtatGAAGATATGGTGAGGGTGTGTACTTAATGAAGTGTCCTGTTAGTTTAGAATATTGTTCTCTTTCATGTGTTATAGCTCACGATATGGCTCCTGCCGCAAGAGGGGGAAGAGGAGGTGGAGGTTTGTACCTGGAGTCTTACGAGGTGTCTTTCCCACTGGAGGAGGGCACGGAGAGGGCGACCTCGTACCACCACGGCCAGCCGATGATGGACGGTACGCTACGCCATGTTGCTGACCGGTTGTGTTGACAGAAGTCTTATTACTGCTGCAGAACATGATGAATTCCATAAAACCTGATGTGGTGTAAGCAAGTAACTAAGTAGATTACTTGCATCAAACTTTGATGTTTCATGTGGCTGGCCCCCGCAGAGCCCAGCATGCAGGATGCGCCCCCCTCGCAGTATAGCCCCTTCATCCTGGTGTCCAACCTGCGGGCTCACCTCTACGTGGCGCTGGAGAAGAACGCCTGGCTGCAGAAGCGCAtcgaggagctggaggaggagcgCAACTTCCTGCGCTGCCAGCTGGACCGCCTCATCGTTGGCGTGCGGGGGCACGAGGGTGAGGTGggaggtgggtgggggtgggggtggttcCTCGCGACACCCACATCCGTTTATGCATCCATCAAGCCACTTCAATGaatcatttgcttttatttatcgTGCACCGCGTACACTAACAACACTGCTGCAAACGGAGAGGAGCTGGTTTACAAAGCCACAGTCCGTCTTGACAATGTAGCATTTTGCTCAATACATTGGAGAGACTGATGACCACAAAACGAAAGACCGCATGAaaaacttttcattttgtagttttcacTCCACCCACATGCTTtagacacatttaaacttactaaaagacatttttgaagTGTTTCTAAGTGGCTGGTCTCACCCTCTCGCCGTCAAGAAATAGGAATGTATAACATGACAAAGTAAAGACTCTCTGGCTCACACGGTTCTGAAATTAGAGACAAAGGGTGctcgcttcaagctgtttgtcactcccagttgacgtttactgcaCTAATGACATTAAACAAAAGATCATTcaatattgtgtatttaaacaccACAATGTTCGACCAAACCATACAATTTCGTCGAGCAAAAGTcctctagcttaatgctaacttaTAATGCAAAGTGCTAGAGACAGGCTAACAGGTTAGCATGAATGTTACACTAAttgtacaatttaaaacaactgctactttgcACACCTGGAGccgcaacacatacaaacaaaacatacaacaacactcacaagcatatattctctctgctatATGGGAATAACCACTTATTACTAGGCAATGACAAAAGGCAAAACTTGTTTGGAAAAATGTCATTCCTATTTgggaaaacaaaatccaaattgTAATTTTGTGAGGGAGAAACAAAACGTAACCAGCGTCCATGTGCGTTAAATTTCCAGAGTGGTGCGGTGACGCCCATCGCGGCGGTGTGAAGATGCAACCTGCCAGCCCCACTGGCCCGCCGTCACCCATGACCACCCGCTCCGGAATGACCCTGAAACGCCTGCAAGGACCTCGGCCACGCCACGGGACCGCCATCCCCGGTGAGAAACTTGACCACCATCTTTCCATGTACGGTACAGTCGAGCCTTACCCCAAAAAGTTGCAAAAATGGGACGGCCACCAGCAAAATGGTTTCAATTGCTTggattaatagtttaaaccctaaatatagTAGTGCCTTTCCATACTTCGTTAATCCATTTCAGCCCCACTCAccaccctccccccccaaaaaaaaacattgtaatgtgcttttctttaatgagaaaaatagcaatcTGTAATATTGTAAGAGTTCCATTTGAGGCGTGTGGCTCACTGTATTCATTCATCCTTCTGACCTGACCGCAGTCAAGCAGGAGTTTCACCTGGAGGAGGAAAAATTCTACACCGACGACGAGTTCctggaggagcaggaggaggaggaggaggaggaggaagaggaggactcTTCCCTGGAGGCCGGCACCAAGAAGAAGGGGCGAGGGCGAGCCGGGGAGCCCAGGATGAAGAAGATGAGGATCTTCCGCATCACCCACGGCAGGGAGAGGCAGAGAGGTGAGAGGTCACGGGGATGATTCCCAGCCACCGTTAGTGCGTCTCGAGCAGCGATCCTATTCCACTtcaattggtctgaaaatgattattAATTGATAACTAATAATACATCCAGGCccggcagaacaattaaatgctcttccagtaGGTGGCATCTAGGTTCAAAAGGTCAAactaagatttttttctttgtgtgtgtgtgtgtgtgtgtgtgtgtgtgtgaactccTTTGCAGTCAAAGACCCGGATGGCGTTCTGATCCGCTACAAGAAGATCCTGTCCACCTACCAGCGTGTGAGGAGCATGTCCAGAGCTTTCCAGATCCACGGCGTGGACCGCAACACCATGGCCTCCACCTCCCCCATCGCTGAGCTCCTGCTGGTTGCGCCGGAGAAGGTCTCACGCTTATTTTGCGTTCTTTGGTGGCGGGCGGGCTGTGCATTTGGTACTTGGGCCTTCAgtagggatttacaatcataataatactaccaccactatcatgtcATCATAATTACACAAGCCATGAATAGTATACTAAAAGGCAACTGTACTACGTTTATATTTTGGGGCATTTCACAATCAATACTTATCGTAtaacattacaaaacaaaacatttccataaaaaaaatacatcatactcaccagagatgctcatTATCAAATATATTCATGCGTTTTGCTCGTCGAAATTGCCTATAACAAATTTTGCCCCGACAGATCAGAAAGttaaaatgctgatgtcatcaaGCGCTACCTGATTggttaggaaaaaaaatgccacattgGTAGTGTACAGCTCTCGAAAAAAATAAgtttcccctccaaaaaaaaaaaaataaaaaaaaaaacgcagtatctttttggggtattttgatcaTGTTTcgttttctgcaaataaattataataaaactaaaatataaaagcAAAACTGGAGAAATTGATGGCCTTCGGAAGGCCCTTGGCCGATTAGAGTGACATGGCAACACGTAGAGGCAGAAatatgattggacaaaaaacatCTAACCATCACACACGTAATGGAAGcaacggagcccccctggtgccaaggtatgagaaaaattgaattcattgataatctgttccctcaatttagtcatctgtaccctcaattt
This window of the Phyllopteryx taeniolatus isolate TA_2022b chromosome 21, UOR_Ptae_1.2, whole genome shotgun sequence genome carries:
- the LOC133470675 gene encoding visinin-like isoform X2 encodes the protein MGNSKSSAVSKEILEDLKLHTKFSETEITQCDGNTYAQHVFRSFDSNDDGTLDFKEYIIALHMTSTGKTTRKLEWAFSLFDVDKNGYITKSEVKEICTAIFKLIPKDEVSKLPADENTPEKRAEKLWKFFDKGENERVAEGEFIQGVLDNDEALRLIQYQPPK
- the LOC133470675 gene encoding visinin-like isoform X1 — encoded protein: MGNSKSSAVSKEILEDLKLHTKFSETEITQWYDNFQRQCPSGRLTKDEFQSIYSKFFPDSDGNTYAQHVFRSFDSNDDGTLDFKEYIIALHMTSTGKTTRKLEWAFSLFDVDKNGYITKSEVKEICTAIFKLIPKDEVSKLPADENTPEKRAEKLWKFFDKGENERVAEGEFIQGVLDNDEALRLIQYQPPK
- the tmem238a gene encoding transmembrane protein 238a — its product is MGLCDGLSHCKLALAFAVLMDVLGAVALLLGVFAPLEVKGQDFGDFLVYTGALLVLMSLGGWVLWYSGNIEGLTYKKELGHVGSAVDRLARNLSRKILTYRIHR
- the LOC133470674 gene encoding coiled-coil domain-containing protein 106-like isoform X1; protein product: MAHARKYDHLCGPLIISRMNPGSNSDDANTSAHDMAPAARGGRGGGGLYLESYEVSFPLEEGTERATSYHHGQPMMDEPSMQDAPPSQYSPFILVSNLRAHLYVALEKNAWLQKRIEELEEERNFLRCQLDRLIVGVRGHEGEVGEWCGDAHRGGVKMQPASPTGPPSPMTTRSGMTLKRLQGPRPRHGTAIPVKQEFHLEEEKFYTDDEFLEEQEEEEEEEEEEDSSLEAGTKKKGRGRAGEPRMKKMRIFRITHGRERQRVKDPDGVLIRYKKILSTYQRVRSMSRAFQIHGVDRNTMASTSPIAELLLVAPEKMDEVGEFEAPKEKLLDYARRCYKIMDEQTHVKVQNMKKSHKLLPISYRFRN
- the LOC133470674 gene encoding coiled-coil domain-containing protein 106-like isoform X2, translating into MAHARKYDHLCGPLIISRMNPGSNSDDANTSAHDMAPAARGGRGGGGLYLESYEVSFPLEEGTERATSYHHGQPMMDEPSMQDAPPSQYSPFILVSNLRAHLYVALEKNAWLQKRIEELEEERNFLRCQLDRLIVGVRGHEEWCGDAHRGGVKMQPASPTGPPSPMTTRSGMTLKRLQGPRPRHGTAIPVKQEFHLEEEKFYTDDEFLEEQEEEEEEEEEEDSSLEAGTKKKGRGRAGEPRMKKMRIFRITHGRERQRVKDPDGVLIRYKKILSTYQRVRSMSRAFQIHGVDRNTMASTSPIAELLLVAPEKMDEVGEFEAPKEKLLDYARRCYKIMDEQTHVKVQNMKKSHKLLPISYRFRN
- the LOC133470674 gene encoding coiled-coil domain-containing protein 106-like isoform X3, which encodes MNPGSNSDDANTSAHDMAPAARGGRGGGGLYLESYEVSFPLEEGTERATSYHHGQPMMDEPSMQDAPPSQYSPFILVSNLRAHLYVALEKNAWLQKRIEELEEERNFLRCQLDRLIVGVRGHEGEVGEWCGDAHRGGVKMQPASPTGPPSPMTTRSGMTLKRLQGPRPRHGTAIPVKQEFHLEEEKFYTDDEFLEEQEEEEEEEEEEDSSLEAGTKKKGRGRAGEPRMKKMRIFRITHGRERQRVKDPDGVLIRYKKILSTYQRVRSMSRAFQIHGVDRNTMASTSPIAELLLVAPEKMDEVGEFEAPKEKLLDYARRCYKIMDEQTHVKVQNMKKSHKLLPISYRFRN